In one Chitinophaga sancti genomic region, the following are encoded:
- a CDS encoding efflux RND transporter permease subunit: MIANTFIRRPVTAIVISIVLVLVGILAMLNLPIGQYPEISPPTVQVTGTYTGADAQTIEQTVATPVEVQVNGTPGMTYMTSNSTNSGSMSLTVNFEVGTDINIAALDVQNRVGIAQPTLPQEVQRLGLTVRKRNPSILMLVALYSPKGTHDVTFLDNYTNIFIKDALLRAKGVGDIFTRADDFSMRVWLKPDKLAEMNVSADEVKAAITEQNAQIAAGSIGAPPQKTGQTYEYNIFVKGRLANAEEFGNIVVKTQPNNGGLVYLKDVARVELGKFNYTGNSFVDGKRASYLLVYQAPGSNAIETAENVTVAMEQLKKAFPADVDYVVPFESVSVVKVSIHEVVETLLEALFLVVIVVFLFLQSWRATIIPVLAIPVSIIATFIFFIPLGFTINTLTLFGFVLAIGIVVDDAIVVVEAVQHNMDHEQMSPKEATIQAMKEISGPVIAIALILAAVFVPVGFIPGIVGRLYQQFAITIAISVLISAFVALSLTPALCTLILRPMHLDKDSKGLNKLFYRFNNWFGHVTSRYSLGVKKSIRWARYVMILLLCICVGVFMLFRTKPTGFLPIEDDGRLYVTFDLPESASTERTVDALHGMMKALDSVPGIGHYAALGGLNVISFATKSNSGTIFVQLKPWDDRKTKETQIQAIAANIQAKLSRWKQASVVVIQPPAIPGLGSTAGFSFILEQRSGDPDIKAFEAVLQKFTAAINQRREIARSFSFFTARTPGYQLDIDRERAKKMGVSISSVATALSTYMGSSYVNDFTIYGRNFRVLTQADSSYRGDIKDLSQMFVKNSSGNMVPLSAVTNYRVIETAPVISHYNLFRSAEINGSPAPGYSSGDAINALKEVAAEVLPEGYGYEFSGLSREELLSGSKTVYIFALSIIFVFLFLAALYESWSVPFSVLLAVPIGAFGAILTLTFLPKISNNVYAQIGLITLIGLSAKNAILIVEFAKERVDRGMELVTATVEAAKLRLRPIIMTSLAFLLGILPLVLASGAGAESRKTMGWTVLGGMFTATFLAIFIVPVLFVTITRLAYGKEKLKAIQDNYKVMQDHMDV; this comes from the coding sequence ATGATTGCAAATACTTTTATACGCAGACCGGTCACCGCGATAGTAATCTCTATCGTACTGGTGTTGGTAGGGATATTGGCGATGCTCAACCTGCCTATCGGTCAGTATCCTGAAATCTCACCTCCAACGGTGCAGGTGACAGGTACATATACAGGTGCGGATGCCCAGACCATTGAGCAGACCGTAGCCACGCCTGTAGAAGTACAGGTAAACGGTACGCCTGGTATGACATACATGACCAGTAACAGTACAAACAGTGGTTCCATGAGCCTTACTGTAAACTTTGAAGTAGGTACAGATATCAATATCGCGGCGCTGGATGTACAGAACCGTGTGGGTATCGCTCAGCCAACCCTGCCCCAGGAAGTACAACGTTTAGGTCTTACCGTAAGGAAGCGTAACCCCAGTATCCTGATGCTGGTGGCATTATATTCTCCCAAGGGAACACATGATGTGACCTTCCTGGACAACTATACTAACATCTTCATTAAAGATGCCCTGCTGCGTGCGAAAGGTGTGGGTGATATCTTTACCCGTGCAGATGATTTCAGTATGCGTGTATGGCTGAAGCCTGATAAGCTGGCAGAAATGAATGTTTCGGCCGATGAAGTGAAAGCTGCTATTACAGAGCAGAATGCTCAGATTGCAGCTGGTTCCATAGGTGCACCTCCTCAAAAAACCGGTCAGACCTATGAGTACAATATTTTCGTAAAAGGTCGTCTGGCAAATGCTGAAGAGTTCGGAAATATCGTTGTAAAGACCCAGCCTAACAATGGTGGCCTCGTTTACCTGAAAGATGTAGCCCGCGTAGAACTGGGTAAATTCAACTATACCGGTAACTCCTTCGTAGATGGTAAAAGAGCTTCTTACCTGCTGGTATACCAGGCGCCTGGTAGTAACGCGATCGAAACTGCAGAGAATGTGACTGTCGCAATGGAACAACTGAAGAAAGCATTTCCTGCGGATGTAGATTACGTAGTACCATTCGAGTCAGTATCTGTTGTGAAAGTGTCTATTCACGAGGTGGTTGAAACTCTGCTGGAAGCCCTGTTCCTGGTGGTGATCGTAGTGTTCCTGTTCCTGCAGAGCTGGAGAGCGACCATCATTCCGGTGCTGGCGATTCCGGTGTCTATCATTGCAACGTTTATCTTCTTTATACCACTGGGTTTTACCATCAATACCCTGACCCTGTTCGGTTTCGTACTGGCTATCGGTATCGTGGTGGATGATGCCATTGTGGTGGTGGAGGCGGTCCAGCATAATATGGATCATGAGCAGATGTCGCCGAAGGAAGCCACCATACAGGCTATGAAAGAAATCTCCGGACCGGTTATCGCAATTGCGCTGATCCTGGCAGCGGTATTCGTACCGGTAGGATTTATCCCCGGTATCGTAGGTCGATTGTATCAGCAGTTTGCGATTACGATCGCGATCTCTGTACTGATCTCTGCTTTCGTCGCCCTGTCTCTGACGCCTGCATTGTGTACGCTGATTCTGCGTCCTATGCACCTGGATAAGGATTCAAAAGGTCTGAACAAATTATTCTATCGTTTCAATAACTGGTTTGGTCATGTAACCAGCCGTTATTCACTGGGGGTTAAGAAAAGTATCCGTTGGGCAAGGTATGTAATGATCCTGCTGCTATGTATTTGTGTGGGTGTGTTTATGCTGTTCAGAACCAAGCCTACAGGGTTCCTACCTATAGAAGATGATGGCCGTTTATACGTTACCTTCGACTTACCGGAATCTGCTTCTACAGAGCGTACTGTGGATGCGCTGCATGGTATGATGAAGGCTTTGGACAGTGTACCTGGTATTGGTCACTATGCAGCATTGGGGGGTCTGAACGTAATTAGTTTTGCGACCAAGTCAAACAGTGGAACCATCTTCGTACAGCTGAAACCGTGGGATGACAGAAAGACCAAAGAAACGCAGATCCAGGCAATTGCCGCTAATATACAAGCAAAGCTCTCCCGCTGGAAACAGGCATCTGTAGTCGTAATCCAGCCACCAGCTATTCCAGGTTTGGGTAGTACTGCTGGTTTCTCCTTTATCCTGGAGCAGCGTAGTGGAGATCCTGATATCAAAGCATTTGAAGCCGTATTACAGAAATTTACAGCTGCGATTAACCAGCGTCGTGAAATAGCAAGGAGCTTCTCCTTCTTCACGGCACGCACACCCGGTTACCAGTTGGATATAGACCGTGAAAGAGCGAAGAAGATGGGGGTATCTATTTCTTCTGTGGCAACCGCCTTATCTACTTATATGGGTAGCTCCTATGTGAATGACTTCACTATCTATGGTCGTAACTTCCGCGTACTCACACAGGCTGATTCCAGCTATCGTGGTGATATCAAGGATCTGAGCCAGATGTTTGTGAAGAATTCAAGCGGCAACATGGTGCCATTGAGTGCGGTAACTAATTACAGAGTGATAGAAACTGCGCCGGTAATTTCTCACTATAACCTGTTCCGTTCTGCGGAAATTAACGGTAGCCCGGCACCTGGGTATAGTAGTGGTGATGCGATCAATGCGCTGAAAGAAGTTGCTGCAGAGGTACTGCCTGAAGGCTATGGATATGAGTTCTCTGGCCTGAGCCGTGAAGAGTTGCTATCCGGTAGTAAGACGGTATACATTTTCGCGCTCTCTATCATATTCGTATTCCTTTTCCTGGCAGCATTGTATGAAAGCTGGTCTGTACCATTCTCCGTATTGCTGGCAGTGCCGATTGGTGCATTTGGTGCGATCCTGACGCTAACCTTTCTGCCAAAGATCAGTAATAACGTATATGCACAGATTGGTTTGATAACGTTGATTGGTTTGTCGGCAAAGAACGCGATCCTGATCGTGGAATTTGCGAAGGAACGTGTGGATAGGGGTATGGAGCTGGTAACAGCGACTGTAGAAGCTGCGAAGCTGCGTTTGCGTCCTATCATCATGACTTCCCTGGCGTTCCTGTTAGGTATTCTGCCACTGGTACTGGCTTCCGGTGCAGGTGCAGAATCCCGTAAGACGATGGGTTGGACAGTGTTGGGGGGTATGTTTACCGCTACCTTCCTGGCCATCTTTATTGTACCGGTGTTGTTTGTAACAATTACAAGGCTGGCTTATGGTAAGGAGAAACTGAAGGCGATACAGGACAATTATAAAGTGATGCAGGATCATATGGATGTATAA
- a CDS encoding AsmA family protein, whose translation MLKKILKVTGILLLVLLVAAIAIPFLFKGKIMSIVKTELNKQLEADVDFKDVDISLIRHFPRLAVALEDLQVVNRAPFQGDTLISVKKIDVALNLMSVIKGETYDIYNINIEAPRIHAIINKDGKANWDITKPDTAQANPADTAATKFAMRLQQYKIEDAYIEYTDREGDMGLVIENLNHSGKGDFTQDLFTLNTTTEAAAVTFRYGLIPYLLRTHTKMDADIKVDNKTSTYTIQQAKASLNNLQLTAQGSFTLVNDSTYGMDLSMKAPSIQFKDILSLVPAIFMKDFDKIKTSGTASFDAYVKGTYSASQMPAFGLNLNVKDGYFQYPDLPKPVKNIQIALKVNNPDGVPDHTIVDMPSAHLDMDNTPLDLRLLVKTPVSDMYVDGAAKGSLDLSKVTEFVKLDQGTAISGIVDADVSAKGNMSAIEKQQYDRFYAAGTILVTNLLYRSKDYPDGVKVNTLSMKFNPKNVTVESFDGQYMGTNFKANGAVNNMLAYAFKNEPLDGNLTVKADQIDLDKWMGTETSTTTATDTPAAPFAVPANLNLSLNAAADKVHYDKLDLTNVTGALLVKDQTVTMQQVKANAMQGTMEVNGSYSTKTNPNTPDISMAYNVQQIDIQQAFKSFNTVQKLMPIAQFIGGKVTSQLSLKGQLGKDMMPVLSSLNGDGNLLVLEGALQKFGVVDQLANTLNVTALKNLSLKDLKTYFSFENGRVKISPFTVNFNGMHMVIGGSHGFDQSLDYTMLMTLPRSVIGKQGDALITSLATQASNKGIPVNVSDSIHLNVLLGGNILKPTYKTNLQETAGNTMNNLKDQAATLVKNKVDTVKTAIKDTLQSVKNQAVATVKEAAKEELKKQLLGGKKDTTNTTTPSNKAEELKNAGKEAVKGIGNIFKKKNN comes from the coding sequence ATGTTAAAGAAGATCCTGAAAGTAACCGGTATACTGCTGCTCGTATTATTAGTTGCAGCTATTGCCATTCCTTTCCTGTTCAAGGGAAAGATTATGTCCATCGTAAAAACTGAACTGAACAAGCAGTTAGAGGCGGACGTTGACTTTAAAGACGTAGATATCAGTCTGATCAGACACTTCCCGCGCCTTGCCGTAGCACTGGAAGATCTGCAGGTGGTAAACCGCGCACCTTTTCAAGGAGATACCCTGATCTCCGTGAAAAAAATCGATGTGGCATTGAACCTGATGAGCGTAATTAAGGGTGAAACCTACGATATTTACAACATCAATATTGAGGCACCCCGCATTCACGCCATTATCAACAAAGATGGTAAGGCTAACTGGGATATTACCAAACCGGATACAGCCCAGGCCAATCCGGCAGATACCGCTGCGACTAAGTTCGCAATGAGACTGCAACAATATAAAATCGAAGATGCTTATATCGAGTATACTGATCGCGAAGGAGATATGGGCCTGGTCATCGAGAACCTGAACCATTCCGGTAAGGGTGATTTCACACAGGACCTGTTTACCCTCAACACCACGACCGAAGCAGCAGCAGTTACCTTCCGTTATGGCCTTATCCCCTACCTGCTGCGCACCCACACTAAAATGGATGCAGATATCAAGGTGGATAACAAAACAAGTACTTACACCATTCAACAGGCCAAAGCCAGCCTGAATAACCTGCAGCTCACCGCGCAGGGTTCTTTCACATTAGTGAATGACAGTACTTATGGCATGGATCTGAGTATGAAGGCGCCTTCTATCCAGTTCAAAGACATCCTTTCCCTGGTACCGGCTATCTTCATGAAAGACTTTGACAAGATCAAAACTTCTGGTACAGCATCCTTTGATGCCTATGTAAAAGGTACATACAGCGCTTCACAGATGCCAGCATTTGGCCTGAACCTGAATGTAAAAGATGGTTATTTCCAATATCCTGACCTGCCTAAACCAGTTAAGAATATCCAGATCGCCCTGAAGGTCAACAATCCTGATGGCGTTCCTGATCACACGATCGTAGACATGCCATCAGCTCACCTGGATATGGACAATACGCCGCTGGACCTGCGTCTGCTGGTAAAAACCCCTGTATCTGATATGTATGTAGATGGTGCTGCAAAAGGTAGCCTGGACCTGTCTAAAGTAACCGAATTTGTAAAATTGGACCAGGGAACTGCCATCAGCGGTATTGTAGATGCCGACGTAAGCGCAAAAGGTAACATGAGCGCTATTGAAAAGCAGCAGTATGATCGCTTTTATGCAGCAGGCACCATCCTGGTGACCAATCTCCTCTATCGTAGCAAAGACTATCCTGACGGCGTAAAGGTGAATACCCTTTCCATGAAATTCAACCCTAAAAATGTAACAGTTGAATCATTCGATGGGCAGTACATGGGTACTAATTTCAAAGCCAATGGTGCTGTAAATAATATGCTGGCTTATGCATTTAAAAATGAACCGCTGGATGGTAACCTGACCGTGAAAGCAGATCAGATAGATCTGGATAAATGGATGGGAACAGAGACCAGCACTACCACAGCAACGGATACACCAGCTGCACCATTTGCAGTACCTGCCAACCTGAATCTGAGCCTGAATGCAGCAGCAGATAAAGTTCACTATGACAAACTGGATCTGACTAATGTAACCGGAGCCCTGCTTGTAAAGGACCAAACCGTTACGATGCAGCAGGTAAAAGCGAATGCCATGCAGGGTACAATGGAGGTAAATGGGAGCTACAGCACAAAGACCAATCCTAATACACCTGATATCAGCATGGCGTACAACGTACAGCAAATTGATATACAGCAGGCATTTAAGTCTTTCAATACTGTACAGAAACTGATGCCGATTGCCCAGTTCATTGGTGGAAAGGTAACATCTCAGTTAAGTTTGAAAGGCCAGCTGGGAAAAGATATGATGCCGGTATTGAGCAGCCTGAATGGGGATGGTAATTTGCTCGTGCTGGAAGGTGCATTACAGAAATTTGGCGTGGTAGATCAACTGGCCAATACACTGAATGTAACCGCCCTTAAAAACCTGTCACTGAAAGATCTGAAAACCTACTTCTCTTTTGAAAATGGAAGAGTGAAGATCAGCCCCTTCACGGTAAACTTCAATGGTATGCATATGGTAATCGGAGGCTCCCACGGCTTTGACCAGTCATTGGATTATACCATGCTGATGACACTGCCAAGAAGCGTGATCGGCAAGCAGGGAGATGCCCTGATTACGAGCCTGGCCACTCAGGCTAGTAATAAAGGTATACCCGTAAACGTAAGTGATAGTATTCATTTAAATGTTTTATTGGGCGGAAATATCTTAAAACCAACATATAAAACTAACTTGCAGGAAACCGCTGGAAATACAATGAATAACCTGAAAGATCAGGCGGCTACTTTAGTTAAAAATAAAGTAGACACTGTGAAGACGGCGATTAAAGACACTTTGCAATCAGTTAAAAACCAGGCTGTCGCCACCGTTAAAGAAGCAGCAAAAGAAGAGCTGAAAAAGCAGTTATTGGGAGGAAAGAAGGATACAACGAATACGACTACGCCTTCCAACAAGGCGGAAGAATTGAAAAATGCTGGAAAAGAGGCGGTAAAAGGAATCGGAAACATTTTCAAGAAGAAAAACAACTAG